The Elephas maximus indicus isolate mEleMax1 chromosome 19, mEleMax1 primary haplotype, whole genome shotgun sequence genome contains a region encoding:
- the AURKB gene encoding aurora kinase B isoform X3, protein MTENSSGTPSFLMRPFTIDDFEIGRPLGKGKFGNVYLAREKKSHFIVALKVLFKSQIEKEGVEHQLRREIEIQAHLQHPNILRLYNYFYDRRRVYLILEYAPRGELYKELQKSRTFDEQRTATIMEELADALMYCHGKKVIHRDIKPENLLLGLRGELKIADFGWSVHAPSLRRKTMCGTLDYLPPEMIEGRMHNEKVDLWCIGVLCYELLVGNPPFESASHNETYRRIVKVDLKFPPSVPTGAQDLISKLLKHNPSERLPLAQVSAHPWVRAHSRRVLPPSALQSVP, encoded by the exons ATGACAGAGAACAGCAGTGGGACACCCAGCTTCTTAAT GCGGCCCTTCACAATTGACGACTTTGAGATTGGGCGTCCTCTGGGTAAAGGCAAGTTTGGAAATGTGTACTTGGCTCGGGAGAAGAAAAGCCATTTCATCGTGGCACTCAAGGTCCTCTTCAAGTCTCAGATAGAGAAGGAGGGTGTGGAGCACCAACTGCGCAGAGAGATCGAAATCCAGGCCCATCTGCA GCATCCCAACATTCTGCGTCTCTACAACTATTTCTATGATCGCCGGAGGGTCTACTTGATTCTGGAGTATGCCCCGCGGGGGGAGCTCTACAAGGAGCTGCAGAAGAGCCGCACTTTTGATGAGCAGCGAACAGCCACG ATCATGGAGGAGCTGGCAGATGCTTTGATGTACTGCCACGGGAAGAAGGTGATCCACAGAGACATAAAGCCAGAGAATCTGCTTTTGGGGCTCCGGGGAGAGCTCAAGATTGCTGACTTCGGCTGGTCTGTCCACGCCCCCTCCCTGAG GAGGAAGACAATGTGTGGCACCCTGGACTACCTGCCCCCAGAGATGATCGAGGGGCGCATGCACAATGAGAAGGTGGATCTTTGGTGCATTGGAGTACTTTGCTACGAGCTGCTGGTGGGAAACCCACCCTTTGAGAGTGCTTCACACAATGAGACATATCGGCGCATTGTCAAG GTGGACCTGAAGTTCCCTCCTTCTGTGCCCACAGGAGCCCAGGACCTCATCTCCAAGCTGCTTAAGCATAACCCCTCAGAACGGCTGCCCCTGGCCCAGGTCTCAGCCCACCCTTGGGTCCGAGCCCACTCTCGGAGGGTGCTACCTCCCTCTGCCCTTCAGTCTGTCCCCTGA
- the AURKB gene encoding aurora kinase B isoform X1: MAQKENAYPWPYGRQTAQSGLNTLPQRVFRKDLATPSALVLMSRSNAQPTAAPGEKKMTENSSGTPSFLMRPFTIDDFEIGRPLGKGKFGNVYLAREKKSHFIVALKVLFKSQIEKEGVEHQLRREIEIQAHLQHPNILRLYNYFYDRRRVYLILEYAPRGELYKELQKSRTFDEQRTATIMEELADALMYCHGKKVIHRDIKPENLLLGLRGELKIADFGWSVHAPSLRRKTMCGTLDYLPPEMIEGRMHNEKVDLWCIGVLCYELLVGNPPFESASHNETYRRIVKVDLKFPPSVPTGAQDLISKLLKHNPSERLPLAQVSAHPWVRAHSRRVLPPSALQSVP, from the exons ATGGCCCAGAAGGAGAACGCCTACCCCTGGCCCTACGGCCGGCAGACG GCTCAATCTGGCCTAAACACCCTGCCCCAAAGAGTATTCCGGAAAGACCTTGCCACCCCATCTGCACTTGTCCTCATGAGCCGCTCCAATGCCCAGCCCACAG CTGCCCCTGGTGAGAAGAAGATGACAGAGAACAGCAGTGGGACACCCAGCTTCTTAAT GCGGCCCTTCACAATTGACGACTTTGAGATTGGGCGTCCTCTGGGTAAAGGCAAGTTTGGAAATGTGTACTTGGCTCGGGAGAAGAAAAGCCATTTCATCGTGGCACTCAAGGTCCTCTTCAAGTCTCAGATAGAGAAGGAGGGTGTGGAGCACCAACTGCGCAGAGAGATCGAAATCCAGGCCCATCTGCA GCATCCCAACATTCTGCGTCTCTACAACTATTTCTATGATCGCCGGAGGGTCTACTTGATTCTGGAGTATGCCCCGCGGGGGGAGCTCTACAAGGAGCTGCAGAAGAGCCGCACTTTTGATGAGCAGCGAACAGCCACG ATCATGGAGGAGCTGGCAGATGCTTTGATGTACTGCCACGGGAAGAAGGTGATCCACAGAGACATAAAGCCAGAGAATCTGCTTTTGGGGCTCCGGGGAGAGCTCAAGATTGCTGACTTCGGCTGGTCTGTCCACGCCCCCTCCCTGAG GAGGAAGACAATGTGTGGCACCCTGGACTACCTGCCCCCAGAGATGATCGAGGGGCGCATGCACAATGAGAAGGTGGATCTTTGGTGCATTGGAGTACTTTGCTACGAGCTGCTGGTGGGAAACCCACCCTTTGAGAGTGCTTCACACAATGAGACATATCGGCGCATTGTCAAG GTGGACCTGAAGTTCCCTCCTTCTGTGCCCACAGGAGCCCAGGACCTCATCTCCAAGCTGCTTAAGCATAACCCCTCAGAACGGCTGCCCCTGGCCCAGGTCTCAGCCCACCCTTGGGTCCGAGCCCACTCTCGGAGGGTGCTACCTCCCTCTGCCCTTCAGTCTGTCCCCTGA
- the AURKB gene encoding aurora kinase B isoform X4: protein MPRGGSSTRSCRRAALLMSSEQPRSGRIMEELADALMYCHGKKVIHRDIKPENLLLGLRGELKIADFGWSVHAPSLRRKTMCGTLDYLPPEMIEGRMHNEKVDLWCIGVLCYELLVGNPPFESASHNETYRRIVKVDLKFPPSVPTGAQDLISKLLKHNPSERLPLAQVSAHPWVRAHSRRVLPPSALQSVP from the exons ATGCCCCGCGGGGGGAGCTCTACAAGGAGCTGCAGAAGAGCCGCACTTTTGATGAGCAGCGAACAGCCACGGTCTGGGCGG ATCATGGAGGAGCTGGCAGATGCTTTGATGTACTGCCACGGGAAGAAGGTGATCCACAGAGACATAAAGCCAGAGAATCTGCTTTTGGGGCTCCGGGGAGAGCTCAAGATTGCTGACTTCGGCTGGTCTGTCCACGCCCCCTCCCTGAG GAGGAAGACAATGTGTGGCACCCTGGACTACCTGCCCCCAGAGATGATCGAGGGGCGCATGCACAATGAGAAGGTGGATCTTTGGTGCATTGGAGTACTTTGCTACGAGCTGCTGGTGGGAAACCCACCCTTTGAGAGTGCTTCACACAATGAGACATATCGGCGCATTGTCAAG GTGGACCTGAAGTTCCCTCCTTCTGTGCCCACAGGAGCCCAGGACCTCATCTCCAAGCTGCTTAAGCATAACCCCTCAGAACGGCTGCCCCTGGCCCAGGTCTCAGCCCACCCTTGGGTCCGAGCCCACTCTCGGAGGGTGCTACCTCCCTCTGCCCTTCAGTCTGTCCCCTGA
- the AURKB gene encoding aurora kinase B isoform X2 — translation MSRSNAQPTAAPGEKKMTENSSGTPSFLMRPFTIDDFEIGRPLGKGKFGNVYLAREKKSHFIVALKVLFKSQIEKEGVEHQLRREIEIQAHLQHPNILRLYNYFYDRRRVYLILEYAPRGELYKELQKSRTFDEQRTATIMEELADALMYCHGKKVIHRDIKPENLLLGLRGELKIADFGWSVHAPSLRRKTMCGTLDYLPPEMIEGRMHNEKVDLWCIGVLCYELLVGNPPFESASHNETYRRIVKVDLKFPPSVPTGAQDLISKLLKHNPSERLPLAQVSAHPWVRAHSRRVLPPSALQSVP, via the exons ATGAGCCGCTCCAATGCCCAGCCCACAG CTGCCCCTGGTGAGAAGAAGATGACAGAGAACAGCAGTGGGACACCCAGCTTCTTAAT GCGGCCCTTCACAATTGACGACTTTGAGATTGGGCGTCCTCTGGGTAAAGGCAAGTTTGGAAATGTGTACTTGGCTCGGGAGAAGAAAAGCCATTTCATCGTGGCACTCAAGGTCCTCTTCAAGTCTCAGATAGAGAAGGAGGGTGTGGAGCACCAACTGCGCAGAGAGATCGAAATCCAGGCCCATCTGCA GCATCCCAACATTCTGCGTCTCTACAACTATTTCTATGATCGCCGGAGGGTCTACTTGATTCTGGAGTATGCCCCGCGGGGGGAGCTCTACAAGGAGCTGCAGAAGAGCCGCACTTTTGATGAGCAGCGAACAGCCACG ATCATGGAGGAGCTGGCAGATGCTTTGATGTACTGCCACGGGAAGAAGGTGATCCACAGAGACATAAAGCCAGAGAATCTGCTTTTGGGGCTCCGGGGAGAGCTCAAGATTGCTGACTTCGGCTGGTCTGTCCACGCCCCCTCCCTGAG GAGGAAGACAATGTGTGGCACCCTGGACTACCTGCCCCCAGAGATGATCGAGGGGCGCATGCACAATGAGAAGGTGGATCTTTGGTGCATTGGAGTACTTTGCTACGAGCTGCTGGTGGGAAACCCACCCTTTGAGAGTGCTTCACACAATGAGACATATCGGCGCATTGTCAAG GTGGACCTGAAGTTCCCTCCTTCTGTGCCCACAGGAGCCCAGGACCTCATCTCCAAGCTGCTTAAGCATAACCCCTCAGAACGGCTGCCCCTGGCCCAGGTCTCAGCCCACCCTTGGGTCCGAGCCCACTCTCGGAGGGTGCTACCTCCCTCTGCCCTTCAGTCTGTCCCCTGA